The Arachis hypogaea cultivar Tifrunner chromosome 19, arahy.Tifrunner.gnm2.J5K5, whole genome shotgun sequence genome has a window encoding:
- the LOC112775872 gene encoding uncharacterized protein — MLSHSQYAKSEDNKGSTITNRPTCSTSKVPTLYSTMIASLFQKVEETAFTELKTLLTTPPILRTPKTGKPLYLYLSITNHAISSVLVAEIDKQQHPVYFVSKSLQGAESRYPKLEKLALALVMTARRLRHYFQSHTIIVRTEQPLRQILTRPELAGRLIKWSIELSEYDIQYQSRGAIKSQTLTDFVAELTQKDQAPKENPWTLYVDGASNSKGSGARILLENNQGIQLEQSLQFTFHASNNQAEYEALIAGLRLAQTMGITQINVKCDSLLVVQQVTGKFQVKDPLLEKYNTMVNNLIRDFDIFNILHIPREQNNRADLLSKLATTRSQYNNPILSQLTLDEPSVTLTTVASVMQEDDWRSPIVNYLKTGIMPDNIKDTKKFKRQASFYTILGTDLYKRGFTRPLLRCISTAEAKLAMDEVHEGVCGTHIGGRSLAAKIL; from the coding sequence ATGCTAAGTCATTCTCAATATGCGAAGTCCGAGGACAATAAAGGAAGCACAATAACTAACCGACCGACTTGCAGCACTAGCAAGGTTCCTACCCTGTATAGCACAATGATCGCAtcactttttcaaaaagttgaaGAAACAGCCTTCACAGAACTCAAAACCCTACTCACAACACCTCCAATCCTCCGAACACCAAAAACAGGTAAACCATTATATTTGTATTTATCAATCACTAACCATGCTATCAGTTCCGTTTTAGTAGCAGAAATAGACAAACAACAACACCCGGTATACTTCGTCAGCAAATCACTTCAAGGCGCCGAGTCCCGCTATCCAAAGCTGGAGAAATTAGCCTTAGCACTCGTCATGACAGCCAGACGACTACGACACTACTTTCAAAGCCATACCATCATAGTCAGAACAGAACAACCCCTAAGGCAGATACTGACGAGGCCCGAACTGGCAGGAAGGCTAATCAAGTGGTCCATCGAATTATCAGAATACGACATCCAATACCAGTCCAGAGGCGCCATCAAATCACAAACGTTAACCGACTTCGTCGCCGAGCTGACACAAAAAGACCAAGCTCCTAAAGAAAACCCATGGACGCTATACGTCGACGGGGCCTCAAACAGCAAAGGCTCCGGAGCAAGGATACTCCTCGAAAACAACCAAGGAATACAACTCGAACAATCGCTTCAATTCACCTTCCACGCAAgcaacaaccaggcagaatacgaagcttTAATAGCAGGATTACGCCTAGCACAAACCATGGGAATAACACAAATAAACGTCAAATGCGACTCCCTCTTGGTGGTGCAACAGGTGACGGGTAAGTTTCAGGTAAAAGACCCCCTCCTTGAAAAATACAATACAATGGTTAACAACCTCATAAGGGACTTTGATATATTCAATATTCTTCACATACCAAGGGAACAAAACAACAGAGCAGATCTCCTCTCCAAATTGGCAACAACAAGAAGTCAATACAACAACCCCATATTATCACAGTTAACACTGGATGAGCCCAGTGTTACCCTAACAACAGTTGCAAGTGTTATGCAGGAAGACGACTGGAGATCACCAATAGTTAATTACCTGAAAACAGGAATAATGCCCGACAACATCAAAGACACAAAGAAATTCAAAAGACAGGCTAGCTTCTACACCATATTAGGAACCGATCTATACAAGAGAGGATTCACGAGACCCCTCCTCCGATGCATAAGCACCGCCGAAGCAAAATTGGCCATGGACGAGGTCCACGAAGGAGTCTGTGGCACTCACATTGGTGGCAGAAGCTTAGCCGCAAAAATACTCTGA